A single window of Eucalyptus grandis isolate ANBG69807.140 chromosome 1, ASM1654582v1, whole genome shotgun sequence DNA harbors:
- the LOC104433059 gene encoding uncharacterized protein LOC104433059 isoform X5 → MGTTALRQLLQNLCRDSHWTYAVFWKIRRQVPTVLTWEDGYFDHSKARRNVENCLDELYWNRSGELFSFVDENGVRNESASRFPLGVVEANISFLHYSLGEGLVGEVALTGNYCWISSDDILASQSNLETPLELPEEWLPQIFAGVKTILLLPALPHGVLQLGSFEAVAEDIATVADLTERLVSLQPDFSHSLSSIMNHGRQDHSIPFCVVDDVDESLNITGSLAFKTKSEGLCGNFEANCSMLSLVQVRPLSEIQEDEWENITCVLAASPSKVSTPPIGSANQSERMDNDDFGFSCAEEKLHAFDKCYISGGLGDFCDGMEDYFTASDFASLPFGDNDVENIKNENIVNMSNCSMNFELDEAPEPTLLWPSEFSVDSFFPDMRVIPSSCLTENQDILDGNKPFAGESRRYPPKDEDEHLFGSLVSNLYDYPDGNSPNKSNIITSSTGQPQQIFTSLRTKRKSEESCLSGDFASHITPAAFISRNMRKETSSDSLTSDKSMLSTVTDKEQRKRGSLHERAKGKKKTINGSKRKGRPGDNQRPRPRDRQLIQDRVNELRDLVPNGSKHRCPSRSNNQAHAVLKRCNQSGREVEEVGASSGLRTEQMEST, encoded by the exons ATGGGAACTACTGCTTTACGGCAGTTGCTACAGAATTTGTGTCGCGATTCGCACTGGACGTACGCGGTGTTCTGGAAGATCAGGCGTCAAGTCCCCAC GGTTTTAACATGGGAAGATGGGTATTTCGACCATTCAAAGGCTAGAAGAAACGTAGAGAATTGTTTAGATGAACTATACTGGAATAGATCAGGCGAGCTATTCTCTTTTGTTGATGAAAATGGCGTACGGAATGAAAGTGCAAGCCGATTCCCCTTAGGAGTTGTGGAAGCCAATATCTCATTTCTTCACTACTCACTGGGAGAAGG GCTTGTAGGTGAAGTGGCGCTCACAGGCAACTACTGTTGGATTTCTTCTGATGATATTTTGGCTTCTCAGTCCAACTTGGAGACTCCATTAGAG CTTCCTGAAGAATGGCTACCACAGATTTTTGCTGGTGTGAAG ACTATTCTCCTGTTACCTGCTCTTCCACACGGGGTCTTGCAACTAGGCTCCTTTGAAGCG GTTGCTGAGGACATAGCGACTGTTGCTGATCTCACAGAGAGATTAGTCTCACTTCAACCTGATTTTAGCCATTCTCTAAGTTCCATTATGAACCATGGCCGGCAGGATCATTCAATCCCATTCTGCGTTGTAGATGATGTGGATGAGTCATTGAACATAACTGGCAGCCTGGCTTTTAAAACAAAATCTGAAGGGTTATGTGGCAATTTTGAGGCGAATTGCAGCATGCTAAGTCTTGTACAAGTTCGGCCTCTGTCAGAAATTCAAGAAGATGAATGGGAAAATATAACTTGTGTCTTGGCAGCCAGTCCTTCCAAAGTGTCAACTCCCCCAATTGGATCTGCGAACCAGTCAGAAAGGATGGACAATGATGATTTTGGATTCTCTTGTGCAGAGGAAAAATTGCATGCCTTCGACAAATGTTACATCTCAGGCGGTTTAGGTGACTTTTGTGATGGCATGGAGGACTACTTCACTGCTAGCGACTTTGCGAGCCTACCATTTGGAGACAATGATGTTGAGAATATAAAGAATGAGAACATAGTCAACATGTCTAACTGCTCCATGAACTTTGAACTAGATGAAGCTCCTGAACCAACTTTATTGTGGCCAAGTGAATTTTCAGTGGATTCGTTTTTTCCAGATATGCGTGTGATTCCAAGCTCTTGTTTGACTGAGAATCAAGATATTCTTGATGGCAACAAGCCGTTTGCTGGGGAATCTAGGAGATACCCTCCCAAGGATGAAGACGAGCATCTCTTTGGATCTTTAGTCAGCAACTTATATGACTATCCTGATGGTAATTCACCAAATAAATCCAACATCATCACATCTTCAACCGGTCAACCGCAgcaaatttttacttctttgAGAACAAAAAGGAAGTCTGAAGAAAGCTGCCTCAGTGGAGATTTTGCAAGCCACATAACTCCAGCTGCATTCATCTCTAGGAATATGCGTAAAGAAACTTCCAGTGATTCCTTAACTTCAGATAAAAGCATGCTGAGTACAGTCACTGATAAAGAGCAGCGGAAGAGAGGATCCCTTCATGAACGGgccaaggggaagaagaagacaatcaaCGGTagcaaaagaaagggaagacCAGGTGATAACCAGAGGCCAAGACCAAGGGATAGACAGTTGATTCAGGACAGAGTAAACGAACTTAGGGACCTCGTCCCAAATGGTTCAAAG CATAGATGCCCTTCTAGATCAAACAATCAAGCACATGCAGTTCTTAAGAGGTGCAACCAATCGGGCAGAGAAGTTGAAGAAGTGGGTGCCTCCAGTG GACTCCGGACGGAACAGATGGAGAGCACTTGA
- the LOC104433059 gene encoding transcription factor bHLH155 isoform X2, whose product MGTTALRQLLQNLCRDSHWTYAVFWKIRRQVPTVLTWEDGYFDHSKARRNVENCLDELYWNRSGELFSFVDENGVRNESASRFPLGVVEANISFLHYSLGEGLVGEVALTGNYCWISSDDILASQSNLETPLELPEEWLPQIFAGVKTILLLPALPHGVLQLGSFEAVAEDIATVADLTERLVSLQPDFSHSLSSIMNHGRQDHSIPFCVVDDVDESLNITGSLAFKTKSEGLCGNFEANCSMLSLVQVRPLSEIQEDEWENITCVLAASPSKVSTPPIGSANQSERMDNDDFGFSCAEEKLHAFDKCYISGGLGDFCDGMEDYFTASDFASLPFGDNDVENIKNENIVNMSNCSMNFELDEAPEPTLLWPSEFSVDSFFPDMRVIPSSCLTENQDILDGNKPFAGESRRYPPKDEDEHLFGSLVSNLYDYPDGNSPNKSNIITSSTGQPQQIFTSLRTKRKSEESCLSGDFASHITPAAFISRNMRKETSSDSLTSDKSMLSTVTDKEQRKRGSLHERAKGKKKTINGSKRKGRPGDNQRPRPRDRQLIQDRVNELRDLVPNGSKHRCPSRSNNQAHAVLKRCNQSGREVEEDSGRNRWRALEIDTDSRGGASWALEIGGELQVCPIVVEDLEDPGLMLIEMLCNEQGLFLDIAQVLQRLELTILKGVTEKDSGNTWACFIVEASKDFQRIDIFWPLMQLLQQRRNTIPT is encoded by the exons ATGGGAACTACTGCTTTACGGCAGTTGCTACAGAATTTGTGTCGCGATTCGCACTGGACGTACGCGGTGTTCTGGAAGATCAGGCGTCAAGTCCCCAC GGTTTTAACATGGGAAGATGGGTATTTCGACCATTCAAAGGCTAGAAGAAACGTAGAGAATTGTTTAGATGAACTATACTGGAATAGATCAGGCGAGCTATTCTCTTTTGTTGATGAAAATGGCGTACGGAATGAAAGTGCAAGCCGATTCCCCTTAGGAGTTGTGGAAGCCAATATCTCATTTCTTCACTACTCACTGGGAGAAGG GCTTGTAGGTGAAGTGGCGCTCACAGGCAACTACTGTTGGATTTCTTCTGATGATATTTTGGCTTCTCAGTCCAACTTGGAGACTCCATTAGAG CTTCCTGAAGAATGGCTACCACAGATTTTTGCTGGTGTGAAG ACTATTCTCCTGTTACCTGCTCTTCCACACGGGGTCTTGCAACTAGGCTCCTTTGAAGCG GTTGCTGAGGACATAGCGACTGTTGCTGATCTCACAGAGAGATTAGTCTCACTTCAACCTGATTTTAGCCATTCTCTAAGTTCCATTATGAACCATGGCCGGCAGGATCATTCAATCCCATTCTGCGTTGTAGATGATGTGGATGAGTCATTGAACATAACTGGCAGCCTGGCTTTTAAAACAAAATCTGAAGGGTTATGTGGCAATTTTGAGGCGAATTGCAGCATGCTAAGTCTTGTACAAGTTCGGCCTCTGTCAGAAATTCAAGAAGATGAATGGGAAAATATAACTTGTGTCTTGGCAGCCAGTCCTTCCAAAGTGTCAACTCCCCCAATTGGATCTGCGAACCAGTCAGAAAGGATGGACAATGATGATTTTGGATTCTCTTGTGCAGAGGAAAAATTGCATGCCTTCGACAAATGTTACATCTCAGGCGGTTTAGGTGACTTTTGTGATGGCATGGAGGACTACTTCACTGCTAGCGACTTTGCGAGCCTACCATTTGGAGACAATGATGTTGAGAATATAAAGAATGAGAACATAGTCAACATGTCTAACTGCTCCATGAACTTTGAACTAGATGAAGCTCCTGAACCAACTTTATTGTGGCCAAGTGAATTTTCAGTGGATTCGTTTTTTCCAGATATGCGTGTGATTCCAAGCTCTTGTTTGACTGAGAATCAAGATATTCTTGATGGCAACAAGCCGTTTGCTGGGGAATCTAGGAGATACCCTCCCAAGGATGAAGACGAGCATCTCTTTGGATCTTTAGTCAGCAACTTATATGACTATCCTGATGGTAATTCACCAAATAAATCCAACATCATCACATCTTCAACCGGTCAACCGCAgcaaatttttacttctttgAGAACAAAAAGGAAGTCTGAAGAAAGCTGCCTCAGTGGAGATTTTGCAAGCCACATAACTCCAGCTGCATTCATCTCTAGGAATATGCGTAAAGAAACTTCCAGTGATTCCTTAACTTCAGATAAAAGCATGCTGAGTACAGTCACTGATAAAGAGCAGCGGAAGAGAGGATCCCTTCATGAACGGgccaaggggaagaagaagacaatcaaCGGTagcaaaagaaagggaagacCAGGTGATAACCAGAGGCCAAGACCAAGGGATAGACAGTTGATTCAGGACAGAGTAAACGAACTTAGGGACCTCGTCCCAAATGGTTCAAAG CATAGATGCCCTTCTAGATCAAACAATCAAGCACATGCAGTTCTTAAGAGGTGCAACCAATCGGGCAGAGAAGTTGAAGAA GACTCCGGACGGAACAGATGGAGAGCACTTGAAATCGACACTGATTCCCGGGGTGGAGCTAGTTGGGCTCTTGAAATAGGAGGTGAACTCCAGGTATGCCCTATAGTGGTGGAAGACCTGGAAGACCCAGGACTAATGCTTATTGAG ATGCTATGCAATGAGCAAGGGCTCTTTCTGGACATTGCTCAGGTGCTTCAACGCCTAGAATTGACCATCCTAAAGGGTGTTACAGAGAAAGATTCCGGCAATACCTGGGCCTGCTTCATTGTTGAG GCCTCCAAGGATTTCCAGAGAATAGACATATTCTGGCCTTTGATGCAGCTTCTGCAGCAACGAAGGAATACCATTCCAACATGA
- the LOC104433059 gene encoding uncharacterized protein LOC104433059 isoform X4 — MGTTALRQLLQNLCRDSHWTYAVFWKIRRQVPTVLTWEDGYFDHSKARRNVENCLDELYWNRSGELFSFVDENGVRNESASRFPLGVVEANISFLHYSLGEGLVGEVALTGNYCWISSDDILASQSNLETPLELPEEWLPQIFAGVKTILLLPALPHGVLQLGSFEAVAEDIATVADLTERLVSLQPDFSHSLSSIMNHGRQDHSIPFCVVDDVDESLNITGSLAFKTKSEGLCGNFEANCSMLSLVQVRPLSEIQEDEWENITCVLAASPSKVSTPPIGSANQSERMDNDDFGFSCAEEKLHAFDKCYISGGLGDFCDGMEDYFTASDFASLPFGDNDVENIKNENIVNMSNCSMNFELDEAPEPTLLWPSEFSVDSFFPDMRVIPSSCLTENQDILDGNKPFAGESRRYPPKDEDEHLFGSLVSNLYDYPDGNSPNKSNIITSSTGQPQQIFTSLRTKRKSEESCLSGDFASHITPAAFISRNMRKETSSDSLTSDKSMLSTVTDKEQRKRGSLHERAKGKKKTINGSKRKGRPGDNQRPRPRDRQLIQDRVNELRDLVPNGSKCSIDALLDQTIKHMQFLRGATNRAEKLKKTPDGTDGEHLKSTLIPGVELVGLLK; from the exons ATGGGAACTACTGCTTTACGGCAGTTGCTACAGAATTTGTGTCGCGATTCGCACTGGACGTACGCGGTGTTCTGGAAGATCAGGCGTCAAGTCCCCAC GGTTTTAACATGGGAAGATGGGTATTTCGACCATTCAAAGGCTAGAAGAAACGTAGAGAATTGTTTAGATGAACTATACTGGAATAGATCAGGCGAGCTATTCTCTTTTGTTGATGAAAATGGCGTACGGAATGAAAGTGCAAGCCGATTCCCCTTAGGAGTTGTGGAAGCCAATATCTCATTTCTTCACTACTCACTGGGAGAAGG GCTTGTAGGTGAAGTGGCGCTCACAGGCAACTACTGTTGGATTTCTTCTGATGATATTTTGGCTTCTCAGTCCAACTTGGAGACTCCATTAGAG CTTCCTGAAGAATGGCTACCACAGATTTTTGCTGGTGTGAAG ACTATTCTCCTGTTACCTGCTCTTCCACACGGGGTCTTGCAACTAGGCTCCTTTGAAGCG GTTGCTGAGGACATAGCGACTGTTGCTGATCTCACAGAGAGATTAGTCTCACTTCAACCTGATTTTAGCCATTCTCTAAGTTCCATTATGAACCATGGCCGGCAGGATCATTCAATCCCATTCTGCGTTGTAGATGATGTGGATGAGTCATTGAACATAACTGGCAGCCTGGCTTTTAAAACAAAATCTGAAGGGTTATGTGGCAATTTTGAGGCGAATTGCAGCATGCTAAGTCTTGTACAAGTTCGGCCTCTGTCAGAAATTCAAGAAGATGAATGGGAAAATATAACTTGTGTCTTGGCAGCCAGTCCTTCCAAAGTGTCAACTCCCCCAATTGGATCTGCGAACCAGTCAGAAAGGATGGACAATGATGATTTTGGATTCTCTTGTGCAGAGGAAAAATTGCATGCCTTCGACAAATGTTACATCTCAGGCGGTTTAGGTGACTTTTGTGATGGCATGGAGGACTACTTCACTGCTAGCGACTTTGCGAGCCTACCATTTGGAGACAATGATGTTGAGAATATAAAGAATGAGAACATAGTCAACATGTCTAACTGCTCCATGAACTTTGAACTAGATGAAGCTCCTGAACCAACTTTATTGTGGCCAAGTGAATTTTCAGTGGATTCGTTTTTTCCAGATATGCGTGTGATTCCAAGCTCTTGTTTGACTGAGAATCAAGATATTCTTGATGGCAACAAGCCGTTTGCTGGGGAATCTAGGAGATACCCTCCCAAGGATGAAGACGAGCATCTCTTTGGATCTTTAGTCAGCAACTTATATGACTATCCTGATGGTAATTCACCAAATAAATCCAACATCATCACATCTTCAACCGGTCAACCGCAgcaaatttttacttctttgAGAACAAAAAGGAAGTCTGAAGAAAGCTGCCTCAGTGGAGATTTTGCAAGCCACATAACTCCAGCTGCATTCATCTCTAGGAATATGCGTAAAGAAACTTCCAGTGATTCCTTAACTTCAGATAAAAGCATGCTGAGTACAGTCACTGATAAAGAGCAGCGGAAGAGAGGATCCCTTCATGAACGGgccaaggggaagaagaagacaatcaaCGGTagcaaaagaaagggaagacCAGGTGATAACCAGAGGCCAAGACCAAGGGATAGACAGTTGATTCAGGACAGAGTAAACGAACTTAGGGACCTCGTCCCAAATGGTTCAAAG TGCAGCATAGATGCCCTTCTAGATCAAACAATCAAGCACATGCAGTTCTTAAGAGGTGCAACCAATCGGGCAGAGAAGTTGAAGAA GACTCCGGACGGAACAGATGGAGAGCACTTGAAATCGACACTGATTCCCGGGGTGGAGCTAGTTGGGCTCTTGAAATAG
- the LOC104433059 gene encoding transcription factor bHLH155 isoform X1, with the protein MGTTALRQLLQNLCRDSHWTYAVFWKIRRQVPTVLTWEDGYFDHSKARRNVENCLDELYWNRSGELFSFVDENGVRNESASRFPLGVVEANISFLHYSLGEGLVGEVALTGNYCWISSDDILASQSNLETPLELPEEWLPQIFAGVKTILLLPALPHGVLQLGSFEAVAEDIATVADLTERLVSLQPDFSHSLSSIMNHGRQDHSIPFCVVDDVDESLNITGSLAFKTKSEGLCGNFEANCSMLSLVQVRPLSEIQEDEWENITCVLAASPSKVSTPPIGSANQSERMDNDDFGFSCAEEKLHAFDKCYISGGLGDFCDGMEDYFTASDFASLPFGDNDVENIKNENIVNMSNCSMNFELDEAPEPTLLWPSEFSVDSFFPDMRVIPSSCLTENQDILDGNKPFAGESRRYPPKDEDEHLFGSLVSNLYDYPDGNSPNKSNIITSSTGQPQQIFTSLRTKRKSEESCLSGDFASHITPAAFISRNMRKETSSDSLTSDKSMLSTVTDKEQRKRGSLHERAKGKKKTINGSKRKGRPGDNQRPRPRDRQLIQDRVNELRDLVPNGSKCSIDALLDQTIKHMQFLRGATNRAEKLKKWVPPVDSGRNRWRALEIDTDSRGGASWALEIGGELQVCPIVVEDLEDPGLMLIEMLCNEQGLFLDIAQVLQRLELTILKGVTEKDSGNTWACFIVEASKDFQRIDIFWPLMQLLQQRRNTIPT; encoded by the exons ATGGGAACTACTGCTTTACGGCAGTTGCTACAGAATTTGTGTCGCGATTCGCACTGGACGTACGCGGTGTTCTGGAAGATCAGGCGTCAAGTCCCCAC GGTTTTAACATGGGAAGATGGGTATTTCGACCATTCAAAGGCTAGAAGAAACGTAGAGAATTGTTTAGATGAACTATACTGGAATAGATCAGGCGAGCTATTCTCTTTTGTTGATGAAAATGGCGTACGGAATGAAAGTGCAAGCCGATTCCCCTTAGGAGTTGTGGAAGCCAATATCTCATTTCTTCACTACTCACTGGGAGAAGG GCTTGTAGGTGAAGTGGCGCTCACAGGCAACTACTGTTGGATTTCTTCTGATGATATTTTGGCTTCTCAGTCCAACTTGGAGACTCCATTAGAG CTTCCTGAAGAATGGCTACCACAGATTTTTGCTGGTGTGAAG ACTATTCTCCTGTTACCTGCTCTTCCACACGGGGTCTTGCAACTAGGCTCCTTTGAAGCG GTTGCTGAGGACATAGCGACTGTTGCTGATCTCACAGAGAGATTAGTCTCACTTCAACCTGATTTTAGCCATTCTCTAAGTTCCATTATGAACCATGGCCGGCAGGATCATTCAATCCCATTCTGCGTTGTAGATGATGTGGATGAGTCATTGAACATAACTGGCAGCCTGGCTTTTAAAACAAAATCTGAAGGGTTATGTGGCAATTTTGAGGCGAATTGCAGCATGCTAAGTCTTGTACAAGTTCGGCCTCTGTCAGAAATTCAAGAAGATGAATGGGAAAATATAACTTGTGTCTTGGCAGCCAGTCCTTCCAAAGTGTCAACTCCCCCAATTGGATCTGCGAACCAGTCAGAAAGGATGGACAATGATGATTTTGGATTCTCTTGTGCAGAGGAAAAATTGCATGCCTTCGACAAATGTTACATCTCAGGCGGTTTAGGTGACTTTTGTGATGGCATGGAGGACTACTTCACTGCTAGCGACTTTGCGAGCCTACCATTTGGAGACAATGATGTTGAGAATATAAAGAATGAGAACATAGTCAACATGTCTAACTGCTCCATGAACTTTGAACTAGATGAAGCTCCTGAACCAACTTTATTGTGGCCAAGTGAATTTTCAGTGGATTCGTTTTTTCCAGATATGCGTGTGATTCCAAGCTCTTGTTTGACTGAGAATCAAGATATTCTTGATGGCAACAAGCCGTTTGCTGGGGAATCTAGGAGATACCCTCCCAAGGATGAAGACGAGCATCTCTTTGGATCTTTAGTCAGCAACTTATATGACTATCCTGATGGTAATTCACCAAATAAATCCAACATCATCACATCTTCAACCGGTCAACCGCAgcaaatttttacttctttgAGAACAAAAAGGAAGTCTGAAGAAAGCTGCCTCAGTGGAGATTTTGCAAGCCACATAACTCCAGCTGCATTCATCTCTAGGAATATGCGTAAAGAAACTTCCAGTGATTCCTTAACTTCAGATAAAAGCATGCTGAGTACAGTCACTGATAAAGAGCAGCGGAAGAGAGGATCCCTTCATGAACGGgccaaggggaagaagaagacaatcaaCGGTagcaaaagaaagggaagacCAGGTGATAACCAGAGGCCAAGACCAAGGGATAGACAGTTGATTCAGGACAGAGTAAACGAACTTAGGGACCTCGTCCCAAATGGTTCAAAG TGCAGCATAGATGCCCTTCTAGATCAAACAATCAAGCACATGCAGTTCTTAAGAGGTGCAACCAATCGGGCAGAGAAGTTGAAGAAGTGGGTGCCTCCAGTG GACTCCGGACGGAACAGATGGAGAGCACTTGAAATCGACACTGATTCCCGGGGTGGAGCTAGTTGGGCTCTTGAAATAGGAGGTGAACTCCAGGTATGCCCTATAGTGGTGGAAGACCTGGAAGACCCAGGACTAATGCTTATTGAG ATGCTATGCAATGAGCAAGGGCTCTTTCTGGACATTGCTCAGGTGCTTCAACGCCTAGAATTGACCATCCTAAAGGGTGTTACAGAGAAAGATTCCGGCAATACCTGGGCCTGCTTCATTGTTGAG GCCTCCAAGGATTTCCAGAGAATAGACATATTCTGGCCTTTGATGCAGCTTCTGCAGCAACGAAGGAATACCATTCCAACATGA
- the LOC104433059 gene encoding transcription factor bHLH155 isoform X3, which yields MGTTALRQLLQNLCRDSHWTYAVFWKIRRQVPTLVGEVALTGNYCWISSDDILASQSNLETPLELPEEWLPQIFAGVKTILLLPALPHGVLQLGSFEAVAEDIATVADLTERLVSLQPDFSHSLSSIMNHGRQDHSIPFCVVDDVDESLNITGSLAFKTKSEGLCGNFEANCSMLSLVQVRPLSEIQEDEWENITCVLAASPSKVSTPPIGSANQSERMDNDDFGFSCAEEKLHAFDKCYISGGLGDFCDGMEDYFTASDFASLPFGDNDVENIKNENIVNMSNCSMNFELDEAPEPTLLWPSEFSVDSFFPDMRVIPSSCLTENQDILDGNKPFAGESRRYPPKDEDEHLFGSLVSNLYDYPDGNSPNKSNIITSSTGQPQQIFTSLRTKRKSEESCLSGDFASHITPAAFISRNMRKETSSDSLTSDKSMLSTVTDKEQRKRGSLHERAKGKKKTINGSKRKGRPGDNQRPRPRDRQLIQDRVNELRDLVPNGSKCSIDALLDQTIKHMQFLRGATNRAEKLKKWVPPVDSGRNRWRALEIDTDSRGGASWALEIGGELQVCPIVVEDLEDPGLMLIEMLCNEQGLFLDIAQVLQRLELTILKGVTEKDSGNTWACFIVEASKDFQRIDIFWPLMQLLQQRRNTIPT from the exons ATGGGAACTACTGCTTTACGGCAGTTGCTACAGAATTTGTGTCGCGATTCGCACTGGACGTACGCGGTGTTCTGGAAGATCAGGCGTCAAGTCCCCAC GCTTGTAGGTGAAGTGGCGCTCACAGGCAACTACTGTTGGATTTCTTCTGATGATATTTTGGCTTCTCAGTCCAACTTGGAGACTCCATTAGAG CTTCCTGAAGAATGGCTACCACAGATTTTTGCTGGTGTGAAG ACTATTCTCCTGTTACCTGCTCTTCCACACGGGGTCTTGCAACTAGGCTCCTTTGAAGCG GTTGCTGAGGACATAGCGACTGTTGCTGATCTCACAGAGAGATTAGTCTCACTTCAACCTGATTTTAGCCATTCTCTAAGTTCCATTATGAACCATGGCCGGCAGGATCATTCAATCCCATTCTGCGTTGTAGATGATGTGGATGAGTCATTGAACATAACTGGCAGCCTGGCTTTTAAAACAAAATCTGAAGGGTTATGTGGCAATTTTGAGGCGAATTGCAGCATGCTAAGTCTTGTACAAGTTCGGCCTCTGTCAGAAATTCAAGAAGATGAATGGGAAAATATAACTTGTGTCTTGGCAGCCAGTCCTTCCAAAGTGTCAACTCCCCCAATTGGATCTGCGAACCAGTCAGAAAGGATGGACAATGATGATTTTGGATTCTCTTGTGCAGAGGAAAAATTGCATGCCTTCGACAAATGTTACATCTCAGGCGGTTTAGGTGACTTTTGTGATGGCATGGAGGACTACTTCACTGCTAGCGACTTTGCGAGCCTACCATTTGGAGACAATGATGTTGAGAATATAAAGAATGAGAACATAGTCAACATGTCTAACTGCTCCATGAACTTTGAACTAGATGAAGCTCCTGAACCAACTTTATTGTGGCCAAGTGAATTTTCAGTGGATTCGTTTTTTCCAGATATGCGTGTGATTCCAAGCTCTTGTTTGACTGAGAATCAAGATATTCTTGATGGCAACAAGCCGTTTGCTGGGGAATCTAGGAGATACCCTCCCAAGGATGAAGACGAGCATCTCTTTGGATCTTTAGTCAGCAACTTATATGACTATCCTGATGGTAATTCACCAAATAAATCCAACATCATCACATCTTCAACCGGTCAACCGCAgcaaatttttacttctttgAGAACAAAAAGGAAGTCTGAAGAAAGCTGCCTCAGTGGAGATTTTGCAAGCCACATAACTCCAGCTGCATTCATCTCTAGGAATATGCGTAAAGAAACTTCCAGTGATTCCTTAACTTCAGATAAAAGCATGCTGAGTACAGTCACTGATAAAGAGCAGCGGAAGAGAGGATCCCTTCATGAACGGgccaaggggaagaagaagacaatcaaCGGTagcaaaagaaagggaagacCAGGTGATAACCAGAGGCCAAGACCAAGGGATAGACAGTTGATTCAGGACAGAGTAAACGAACTTAGGGACCTCGTCCCAAATGGTTCAAAG TGCAGCATAGATGCCCTTCTAGATCAAACAATCAAGCACATGCAGTTCTTAAGAGGTGCAACCAATCGGGCAGAGAAGTTGAAGAAGTGGGTGCCTCCAGTG GACTCCGGACGGAACAGATGGAGAGCACTTGAAATCGACACTGATTCCCGGGGTGGAGCTAGTTGGGCTCTTGAAATAGGAGGTGAACTCCAGGTATGCCCTATAGTGGTGGAAGACCTGGAAGACCCAGGACTAATGCTTATTGAG ATGCTATGCAATGAGCAAGGGCTCTTTCTGGACATTGCTCAGGTGCTTCAACGCCTAGAATTGACCATCCTAAAGGGTGTTACAGAGAAAGATTCCGGCAATACCTGGGCCTGCTTCATTGTTGAG GCCTCCAAGGATTTCCAGAGAATAGACATATTCTGGCCTTTGATGCAGCTTCTGCAGCAACGAAGGAATACCATTCCAACATGA